In Chlorocebus sabaeus isolate Y175 chromosome 11, mChlSab1.0.hap1, whole genome shotgun sequence, one DNA window encodes the following:
- the TMEM52B gene encoding transmembrane protein 52B: MDAQCKILKKQESRPMGVRVHVATASALVHFILPSGTRCEENCGNPEHCLTTDWVHLWYIWLLVGIGALLLLCGLSSLCFRCCCLSRQQNGEDGGPPPCEVTVIAFDHDSTLQSTITSLQSVFGPAARRILAVAHSHSSLGQLPSSLDTLPGYEEALHMSRFTVARCGQKAPDLPPVPEEKQLPPIEKEST; this comes from the exons ATGGATGCCCAGTGCAAGATTCTGAAGAAACAGGAATCCAGACCGATGGGAGTCCGAGTTCATGTCGCGACGGCCTCTGCCCTGGTGCATTTCATCCTG CCTTCTGGGACGAGATGCGAGGAAAACTGTGGTAATCCTGAACA tTGCCTGACCACAGACTGGGTACATCTCTGGTATATATG GTTGCTGGTGGGAATTGGTGCGCTGCTTCTGCTGTGCGGCCTATCTTCCCTGTGCTTCCGCTGCTGCTGTCTGAGCCGCCAGCAAAATGGGGAAGATGGGGGCCCACCGCCCTGTGAAGTGACTGTCATTGCTTTCGATCACGACAGCACTCTCCAGAGCACTATCACAT CTCTGCAGTCGGTGTTTGGCCCTGCAGCTCGGAGGATCCTGGCTGTGGCGCACTCCCACAGCTCCCTGGGCCAACTGCCCTCCTCTTTGGACACCCTCCCAGGGTATGAAGAAGCTCTTCATATGAGTCGCTTCACAGTAGCCAGGTGTGGGCAGAAAGCACCTGATCTACCCCCAGTGCCTGAAGAAAAGCAGCTGCCTCCAATAGAGAAGGAGTCAACTTGA